In a genomic window of Theropithecus gelada isolate Dixy chromosome 15, Tgel_1.0, whole genome shotgun sequence:
- the CDKN2B gene encoding cyclin-dependent kinase 4 inhibitor B isoform X1, with product MREENKGMPSGGGSDEGLTSAAARGLVEKVRQLLEAGADPNGVNRFGRRAIQVAGAPGPRRQGARERGARPRRVGAGIKVADVDLYSSLPWPEVMMMGSARVAELLLLHGAEPNCADPATLTRPVHDAAREGFLDTLVVLHRAGARLDVRDAWGRLPVDLAEERGHRDVAGYLRAATGD from the exons ATGCGCGAGGAGAACAAGGGCATGCCCAGTGGAGGCGGCAGCGATGAGGGCCTGACCAGCGCCGCGGCGCGGGGACTAGTGGAGAAGGTGCGACAGCTCCTGGAAGCCGGCGCGGATCCCAACGGAGTCAACCGCTTCGGGAGGCGCGCGATCCAGGTAGCTGGGGCCCCAGGGCCTCGCCGGCAGGGGGCGCGCGAACGCGGGGCGCGGCCTCGGCGGGTCGGGGCTGGAATCAAGGTCGCCGATGTAGACTTGTATAGCAGTCTCCCTTGGCCGGAG GTCATGATGATGGGCAGCGCCCGCGTGGCggagctgctgctgctccacGGCGCAGAGCCCAACTGCGCTGACCCCGCCACTCTCACCCGACCGGTGCATGACGCTGCCCGGGAGGGCTTCCTGGACACGCTGGTGGTGCTGCACCGGGCTGGGGCGCGGCTGGACGTGCGCGATGCCTGGGGTCGTCTGCCCGTGGACCTGGCCGAGGAGCGGGGCCACCGTGACGTTGCAGGGTACCTGCGCGCGGCCACGGGGGACTGA
- the CDKN2B gene encoding cyclin-dependent kinase 4 inhibitor B isoform X2, whose product MREENKGMPSGGGSDEGLTSAAARGLVEKVRQLLEAGADPNGVNRFGRRAIQVMMMGSARVAELLLLHGAEPNCADPATLTRPVHDAAREGFLDTLVVLHRAGARLDVRDAWGRLPVDLAEERGHRDVAGYLRAATGD is encoded by the exons ATGCGCGAGGAGAACAAGGGCATGCCCAGTGGAGGCGGCAGCGATGAGGGCCTGACCAGCGCCGCGGCGCGGGGACTAGTGGAGAAGGTGCGACAGCTCCTGGAAGCCGGCGCGGATCCCAACGGAGTCAACCGCTTCGGGAGGCGCGCGATCCAG GTCATGATGATGGGCAGCGCCCGCGTGGCggagctgctgctgctccacGGCGCAGAGCCCAACTGCGCTGACCCCGCCACTCTCACCCGACCGGTGCATGACGCTGCCCGGGAGGGCTTCCTGGACACGCTGGTGGTGCTGCACCGGGCTGGGGCGCGGCTGGACGTGCGCGATGCCTGGGGTCGTCTGCCCGTGGACCTGGCCGAGGAGCGGGGCCACCGTGACGTTGCAGGGTACCTGCGCGCGGCCACGGGGGACTGA